A stretch of DNA from Aurantiacibacter atlanticus:
TCCCAGATTGCGGTCATGGCAGGGCGGGCATAGCGGGGGACCATTGCAAAAACTCCGGATTGGGCAGCAGGAAATGTTCAGGGGCGCGGCTAGGTAATGCCCGTGCACCTGTCAACGCAGGCGCATCTTTCCATCAGAGCCTATGGGCCAATGTCAGATGACTCCTTTTGACCGAAGGGAGACATGCCCTTCGCGCCCCACGATTACATGATCATGCACCGTGATGCCCAATGGCCTGCCGGCTTCTGCGATAGCTTGCGTAATGCGGATATCGGCGCGGCTTGGCTCTGGATTGCCGCTGGGATGGTTGTGGACAAGGATGAGCGCAGATGCCCCGACGTCCAGCCCCCGCCGAATCACTTCGCGCGGATGGATCGCGGCTTCATCCACAGTGCCGTCTCCCACCAGATGATCCAGCAGCAGGCGATTGCGCGCGTTGAGATAGAGCACCCGCACACGCTCCACATGCAGATGGCCCATATCAATGGCGAGATAATCCAGCAGTGATTGCCAGCTGCCCAACACGGGTTTGTCGGCCACTTCGCTGCGCGCCATGCGGCGGGCAGCGAGTGCGGTTATCTTAAGCGCGCCGATGCTGGCGTCGGAAATGCCCTTTATCTGGCGCAGCGCGCCCGGTTCTGCATTGAGGACGCCAGCCAGTGTGCCGAACCGCGCCAGCAAGGCCTTGGCCATCGGTTTGGTATCACCGCGTGCGCGTGCGCCGAACAGAAGAAATTCGAGCACCTCGTAATCGGCCAGGGCTTCCGCCCCGCCGCTCAGCAGCCTTTCACGCAGACGCGCGCGGTGGCCTGCTGCCCCTGACGCATTGTCTGGAGTGGACTGTTTCGGCGTGTTTTCGGCACTTTGCGCCACGTTGCAGAGCAACTCCTCTCAAAGCACTGCATTGCCTTTGCAACGCATGTCGCGCAAGGTGCTGCAGACAATGGTGCAGGATCCCGTGTCTTCGGTGGAGAATCGGCATGTCGCGCCGAAAAGGGGTCGTAAGCGCCGCTGGCTGCGCAATGGTTTCTATCTTGTCGCCGCGCTGATAATGCTCGCGCTGGTTGCCATATGGCTGCAGCGCAAGGAAATAGCTGACAGTTTTATCGCGGATATCTTCGCGCAAAATGATGTCCGGGCCACATATTCCATCGACAGCATTTCTCCGCAAAAGCAGGTGCTAAGCAATATCGTAATCGGCGATCCTGCCAGCCCTGACCTGACGATTGAGCGGCTGGAACTGGGAATCACGCCGCGCTTCGGCATACCCGATCTCACGACGCTGCTAATTGTGCGCCCGCGCATTTTCGGCAGCTATCGCGATGGGGAACTCAGCTTTGGCGATCTCGATCCGTTGATCTTTACCGGAGAAGGGGGACCGTTCGAATTTCCCGATGCCGAATTGCTGGTGGATGATGGGCGCGGCCTGCTGCAAACCGATTATGGTCGCATTGGGCTGAAGTTTGCAGGCGGCGGTCATTTGCGTGGCGGCTTCAGCGCGAAAATCGCAGCAGTGGCCGATAAACTGGCGTTTCCTGATTGTTCGATAGAAAGACCGACCCTTTACGGTGAAATCTCCATTGATGCTGAACGCCCGGGTTTTACAGGTCCGTTGCGCTTTGTTTCCCTCGCCTGTCCTGCTCAGAGTGCTGTGTTGAAAGAAGGTGCGCTGGAAATAAACGCACAGGCTGATCGCAACCTTGTCGATTTCCAGGGGGATTACGCGCTGGCCCTCGGAAGCGCGGCCTTCGCTGATGCAGAGGCGAAGGGAACCAGTGGCGAAGGGACATTTACCTCGCGCGATGGTGTGCTTTATGCATTCTATGATCTTTCCATTGCTGGCCTGACTTCACCCAGTGCCAGCGCAAATCGCCTGACACTCCAAGGCAGCTTGCGCGGGGCCGAAGAATTTGCGCAACTCCAGGCGGATGGCGATCTGGCGGGGACGGGCCTTGCGCTGGGGCCGGAATTCGATGCGCAGATCGCTTCGGCCATTGCCGCCAGCGAAGGGACGCTTGCCGCGCCGCTGCTATCGAAATTGCGCAGGAATCTCTCTCGTGAATTGCGCGGTAGCTCGCTGGCAGCAAGTTTTGATGCGCGACAGTCCGGAGGGTTGACGAATATCGTCATTCCCGAAGCGCGCTTGCGCGGCTCGAGTGGGGCAAGTGTGGTCGCCTTGTCAAGAGCGGAACTAGGGTTGAGCGGTGCGGGCCTGCCGCGTTTTTCGGGCAATATCGCGACGGGCGGGGCGGGGCTGCCACAGATAAGCGGACGGATGGCGCAATCGCGCAATGGCGCTCTCGAACTGCGGTTTGCGATGCGTGAATATGCTGCGGGCGATGCGCGTCTGTCGGTTCCGCAACTCACCGTCCTGCAGGGGCGTGATGGTCGTATGGCGCTGGAAGGCAGCGCCCTTGCCAGCGGGCCATTGCCCGGCGGCTTTGCGCACGGATTGGTCGTGCCGCTGGACGGTACGGTGGCACGCGATGGCACGCTATCGCTGTGGAACGGGTGCCGCGAAGTGCGCTTTGAACGGCTGAAATTTTCAAATCTGGCGTTAGGCCGCCAAGCGCTCACCCTATGTCCGCCTTCTGGCCGATCAATCTTGCGTTTTGGCTCTGGCGGGTTGGCACTAGCAGCGGGCGCGACTTCGCTCAATCTGACAGGTGAGCTAGCGCAAACGTCTATCCGCCTGCGCAGCGGTGCCGTGGGTTTCGCGTGGCCGGGCGCCATGTCCGCCCGTGATCTCGATATTGAACTTGGCCCTCCGGGTGAAGCACAACGGTTTACCATCACCGATCTGCGCGCGGATCTTTCGGCTGAGGATATTGGCGGCGATTTTGCCGGGGCGGATATTTTTCTCGCCTCGGTTCCGCTCGATGTCCTTAATTCCAGCGGACAATGGCGCTATGCCGATGACCGGCTTACGCTCAGCGATGCAGGCTTCACTCTGGAAGACCGCGGGTCAGAGAGCCGGTTTCAGCCG
This window harbors:
- the radC gene encoding RadC family protein, yielding MAQSAENTPKQSTPDNASGAAGHRARLRERLLSGGAEALADYEVLEFLLFGARARGDTKPMAKALLARFGTLAGVLNAEPGALRQIKGISDASIGALKITALAARRMARSEVADKPVLGSWQSLLDYLAIDMGHLHVERVRVLYLNARNRLLLDHLVGDGTVDEAAIHPREVIRRGLDVGASALILVHNHPSGNPEPSRADIRITQAIAEAGRPLGITVHDHVIVGREGHVSLRSKGVI
- a CDS encoding intermembrane phospholipid transport protein YdbH family protein encodes the protein MPLQRMSRKVLQTMVQDPVSSVENRHVAPKRGRKRRWLRNGFYLVAALIMLALVAIWLQRKEIADSFIADIFAQNDVRATYSIDSISPQKQVLSNIVIGDPASPDLTIERLELGITPRFGIPDLTTLLIVRPRIFGSYRDGELSFGDLDPLIFTGEGGPFEFPDAELLVDDGRGLLQTDYGRIGLKFAGGGHLRGGFSAKIAAVADKLAFPDCSIERPTLYGEISIDAERPGFTGPLRFVSLACPAQSAVLKEGALEINAQADRNLVDFQGDYALALGSAAFADAEAKGTSGEGTFTSRDGVLYAFYDLSIAGLTSPSASANRLTLQGSLRGAEEFAQLQADGDLAGTGLALGPEFDAQIASAIAASEGTLAAPLLSKLRRNLSRELRGSSLAASFDARQSGGLTNIVIPEARLRGSSGASVVALSRAELGLSGAGLPRFSGNIATGGAGLPQISGRMAQSRNGALELRFAMREYAAGDARLSVPQLTVLQGRDGRMALEGSALASGPLPGGFAHGLVVPLDGTVARDGTLSLWNGCREVRFERLKFSNLALGRQALTLCPPSGRSILRFGSGGLALAAGATSLNLTGELAQTSIRLRSGAVGFAWPGAMSARDLDIELGPPGEAQRFTITDLRADLSAEDIGGDFAGADIFLASVPLDVLNSSGQWRYADDRLTLSDAGFTLEDRGSESRFQPLIAQGATLTLFDNFITANALLQHPESGKAISRAEITHDLATGSGKADLFVDGITFGPGFQPLDLTRLALGVVANVDGTVTGTGHIAWNDTSITSNGEFSSESLDLAAAFGPVKGASGSIVFTDLLGLTTAPDQRISVGSINPGIEVTGGEVGFQLTNGELLAVTGGSWPFMGGTLSLRAVDINIGVAESRTYVMEIAGLEASRFVEQMELGNIAATGIFDGTIPIVFDADGNGRLVNGELISRPPGGHLSYIGELSYEDMSFFANYAFAALRDLRYDSMDIEMNGPLTGELVTQVRFTGIGQGETAESNIVTRALANLPIDLRINIRAPFYKLITSIRAMYDPAALRDPRDLGLLTDDGARLRETIDQQTVDKRDEAAAEAAERQLLESLDNDEPGIQPQESEPAP